In a single window of the Blastopirellula retiformator genome:
- a CDS encoding NHL repeat-containing protein, with protein MFRKLLLFCSLLWLLGGCVPRLDSPGGLETVWGERGISNGKFEKPRAVAIDADDRLYIVDMTARIQVFDRDGTFLRAWQIPEYYRGRPSGLSFNKAGDLLIADTHYNRMLVYTADGRKLDEQTIGGVEGHGPGEFGFVTDAVQDSQGNYYIGEYGQFDRIQKFSPDGEYLFEWGGHGSEPGQFVRPQNIAIDAEDRIWVADACNHRIQVFDATGDQAVLVKMWGIQGEEPGQLSYPYDLVLDGEGHVYVIEFGNHRLQKFTLDGESLGVWGGNGREPGQLFCPWALALDSQGRVHVVDSNNHRVQRVAL; from the coding sequence ATGTTTCGCAAATTGCTCCTATTCTGTTCGCTTCTCTGGCTGCTCGGCGGTTGCGTCCCCCGTTTGGATTCACCCGGCGGTTTGGAGACCGTTTGGGGCGAGCGAGGCATCTCCAACGGCAAGTTTGAAAAGCCGCGGGCCGTCGCCATCGACGCCGACGACCGCTTGTACATCGTCGATATGACGGCCCGGATCCAGGTTTTTGACCGGGACGGGACTTTCTTGCGTGCCTGGCAAATTCCGGAATATTATCGCGGTCGACCCTCAGGCTTGTCGTTCAATAAGGCGGGCGACCTGCTGATCGCCGACACGCACTACAACCGGATGCTGGTTTACACCGCTGACGGCCGCAAACTAGACGAGCAGACGATCGGCGGCGTCGAAGGACATGGCCCTGGTGAGTTCGGATTTGTGACCGACGCCGTGCAGGACTCGCAAGGAAATTACTACATCGGCGAATATGGCCAATTCGACCGCATTCAAAAATTTAGCCCAGATGGCGAATATTTGTTTGAATGGGGAGGACACGGTAGCGAGCCGGGACAGTTCGTTCGCCCGCAGAATATCGCCATCGACGCCGAGGACCGCATCTGGGTCGCCGACGCTTGCAACCACCGGATTCAGGTCTTTGACGCGACCGGCGATCAGGCGGTGCTGGTCAAAATGTGGGGAATCCAAGGCGAAGAGCCTGGACAGTTGAGCTATCCGTACGACTTGGTCCTCGACGGCGAGGGTCACGTCTACGTGATCGAGTTCGGCAACCATCGTTTACAGAAGTTCACTCTTGATGGCGAGAGCCTGGGCGTGTGGGGAGGCAACGGCCGCGAACCGGGTCAACTGTTTTGCCCTTGGGCGCTGGCCCTCGACAGTCAGGGGCGCGTGCATGTAGTCGACTCCAACAATCATCGGGTACAGCGGGTCGCGTTGTAA
- a CDS encoding AAA family ATPase, with product MSVGETMQQQAEEFRNRYNAVREQIGRVIVGHDEIIHGVLTCMFVGGHCLLEGVPGLGKTLLVRTLAQTLDLPFNRIQYTPDLMPADILGTNMVMETPEGRRVFEFQKGPIFTQICLADEINRATPKTQSAMLETMQEFCVTVGGTRYELKKPFFVLATQNPIEQEGTYPLPEAQLDRFFFKLVVGYSTAEDLATIIDRTTKGTFAEPEKVMDGEEIMKWQKLIREVILAKHVQDYIVRLTLATHPDGPMALPVTNQYLRWGSSPRGAQTLALAAKVRALLDGRYNVSFEDVRRVYLPTMRHRVILNFEAQAEGLDTDHVLLEILEKLPEKSDDEPVTARVVSS from the coding sequence ATGAGCGTCGGCGAGACGATGCAACAACAGGCGGAAGAATTCCGCAATCGGTACAACGCAGTGCGAGAGCAAATCGGTCGCGTCATCGTCGGGCACGACGAGATCATTCATGGCGTGCTGACCTGCATGTTCGTCGGCGGTCACTGCCTGCTGGAAGGTGTGCCAGGTCTCGGCAAAACCCTCTTGGTGCGGACGCTCGCCCAGACGCTCGATCTGCCGTTCAATCGCATCCAGTACACGCCTGACTTGATGCCGGCAGATATTTTGGGGACCAACATGGTGATGGAAACCCCCGAAGGTCGCCGCGTGTTCGAGTTCCAAAAAGGTCCGATCTTCACGCAGATCTGCCTGGCGGACGAAATCAACCGCGCCACGCCCAAGACGCAATCGGCGATGCTCGAAACGATGCAGGAATTCTGCGTCACCGTCGGCGGCACGCGGTACGAACTGAAGAAGCCGTTCTTCGTGCTCGCGACGCAAAACCCGATCGAACAAGAGGGAACCTACCCGCTGCCCGAAGCGCAGCTCGACCGTTTCTTCTTCAAGCTGGTCGTCGGTTACTCCACGGCGGAAGATCTGGCGACGATCATCGATCGGACCACCAAGGGAACGTTCGCCGAGCCGGAAAAGGTGATGGACGGCGAAGAGATCATGAAGTGGCAGAAGCTGATCCGCGAAGTGATCCTAGCCAAGCATGTGCAGGACTACATCGTGCGGCTGACGCTGGCCACCCATCCCGATGGGCCGATGGCCTTGCCGGTCACCAACCAATACCTACGCTGGGGTTCGAGCCCGCGTGGCGCCCAAACGTTGGCGCTGGCTGCGAAGGTGCGTGCCTTGCTCGATGGCCGCTACAACGTCAGCTTCGAGGACGTTCGCCGCGTCTACCTGCCGACGATGCGCCATCGCGTGATTCTGAACTTCGAAGCCCAAGCCGAAGGACTCGATACCGATCACGTCCTGCTCGAGATCCTCGAAAAACTTCCGGAGAAGAGCGACGACGAGCCGGTTACCGCCCGGGTCGTCAGCAGCTAG
- a CDS encoding metallophosphoesterase produces the protein MSSPLDPSPLAWLLILLALAGHLALWSRIHCYVHSLPWKQTVIDWFELAIVLTTGVVPLAYVAYFIFAPTLDWAGSEIWYQFPLLYFWACWTALVIAFGLWVQHRLDERHAAGYFQSKQIGAVDLVREVPIEELAIPKIQFAYRFPGNQILEYVVTEKELFLPRLPAALEGYTITHLSDLHLTGEFLPPFYQHVMERANALQSEMIVISGDIFDKDVCIGWSESTLGKLTAPDGVHFVLGNHDTRLAQVQPARDELKRLGLIDLGGRWIEKTIRDTPIVLAGDEAPWMSTVKDVEQCPLEHNGDRLFRLLIAHTPDRLHFAADHDFDLVLAGHNHGGQIRLPVIGPMISPSRYGVRYASGIFYEQPTLVHVSRGLCGTFPLRIRCQPEITRLILRRKA, from the coding sequence ATGTCTTCGCCGCTTGATCCCTCTCCGCTCGCCTGGCTGTTGATTCTGTTGGCCTTGGCGGGGCACCTGGCTCTGTGGTCGCGCATCCATTGCTACGTTCACTCGCTTCCCTGGAAGCAAACGGTGATCGACTGGTTCGAGCTGGCGATTGTGTTAACGACCGGCGTCGTACCGCTCGCCTACGTCGCTTACTTTATTTTTGCCCCCACTCTTGATTGGGCCGGCAGCGAAATCTGGTACCAGTTTCCCTTGCTCTACTTTTGGGCTTGCTGGACGGCCCTGGTGATCGCCTTTGGGCTGTGGGTGCAGCACCGCTTGGACGAACGTCATGCAGCTGGCTATTTCCAGAGCAAGCAGATCGGCGCGGTCGACCTGGTTCGTGAAGTCCCAATCGAAGAACTCGCGATCCCCAAGATACAGTTCGCCTATCGTTTCCCGGGCAATCAGATTCTGGAGTACGTCGTCACCGAAAAGGAGCTCTTCCTGCCGCGGCTGCCGGCGGCGCTGGAAGGGTATACGATCACGCATCTCTCCGACTTGCACCTGACCGGCGAATTTTTGCCCCCTTTCTACCAGCACGTCATGGAGCGGGCCAATGCGCTGCAATCCGAGATGATCGTCATCAGCGGCGATATCTTCGACAAGGACGTCTGCATCGGCTGGAGCGAGTCGACCTTGGGCAAGCTGACGGCGCCGGATGGGGTTCACTTTGTGCTGGGAAATCATGACACGCGTCTCGCCCAGGTGCAGCCGGCTCGCGATGAACTAAAGCGGCTGGGCCTGATTGACCTGGGGGGGCGATGGATCGAAAAGACGATTCGCGACACGCCGATTGTCTTGGCCGGCGATGAGGCGCCTTGGATGTCGACCGTGAAAGATGTCGAGCAGTGCCCCCTTGAGCACAATGGAGATCGACTCTTTCGCTTGCTGATCGCCCACACGCCCGACCGTTTGCACTTCGCCGCCGATCACGACTTTGACCTCGTGCTAGCGGGCCACAATCATGGCGGCCAGATCCGCTTGCCGGTGATCGGCCCGATGATCAGTCCCAGTCGCTATGGCGTCCGCTACGCCAGCGGCATCTTCTATGAACAGCCGACTCTGGTGCACGTCTCGCGTGGGCTGTGTGGAACGTTCCCACTGCGGATTCGTTGTCAGCCGGAGATTACGCGGCTGATTTTGCGCCGCAAGGCTTAG
- a CDS encoding hybrid sensor histidine kinase/response regulator codes for MAGKPKILCLCAPGGQHSVLEQLRTDYDITEVQTPLRTFALLKNHEFDGVYICTDYFEDSSRIGNLLQNERILEGMPDGVAMLDRDNTVLWANSCLQRWAGCDDVVGRNFYGALNSPEILGPDFCPFHTALTSGRPSTSTLRTEDNQYYQVHAAPVLNPNASPKNLIVTIRDVTEEVLQRQKLEAIHKAGIELADLTTEEIFNMEVSERIELLKSNILHYTKDLLNFDVIEIRVLDQRTGELVPLLSVGIDKEAAERELYAQSTNNGVTGFVASTGKSYLCEDTQSDPLYLEGFKGAKSSLTVPLILHDAVIGSFNVESPEPRAFTESDLQFLEIFCRDLALALNTLELLSAQQANTAQASVEAIHSAVALPVDEILNDAVNVMERYIGHDEEVVDRVRRIIQNGRDIKRVIQKVGERMTPSKAVPASVQAEVRPRLRGARVLVVDEDESVRSAAHALLDRYGCDIETAHDGAEALCMVRAGLHGAGYDAIICDVHLPDMSGNRLYQRLKDIVTPVPMILMTGFGYDPGHSIVKARQTGLLPNAVLYKPFRLDDLLATVERIIEAYADQAQTASQ; via the coding sequence TTGGCTGGTAAGCCCAAGATCCTCTGTTTGTGCGCACCAGGTGGGCAACACTCGGTTCTAGAGCAATTGCGCACCGACTACGACATTACGGAAGTGCAGACGCCGCTCCGCACTTTCGCCCTGTTGAAGAATCATGAATTTGACGGGGTCTACATCTGTACCGATTATTTCGAAGATTCCTCTCGTATCGGCAACCTTCTGCAGAACGAGCGAATCTTGGAAGGGATGCCCGACGGGGTTGCGATGCTCGATCGCGACAATACCGTACTCTGGGCGAACAGCTGTTTGCAGCGCTGGGCCGGTTGCGATGACGTAGTCGGCCGTAATTTTTATGGCGCCCTCAACAGTCCCGAAATCCTCGGCCCCGATTTCTGCCCGTTCCATACCGCTCTGACGTCGGGTCGTCCCAGCACGTCAACGCTGCGAACCGAAGACAATCAGTACTATCAGGTTCACGCCGCTCCGGTTCTCAACCCGAACGCGTCACCCAAGAACCTGATCGTCACGATCCGCGACGTCACCGAAGAAGTGCTGCAGCGGCAGAAGCTGGAAGCGATTCACAAAGCCGGCATCGAACTGGCCGACCTGACGACCGAAGAGATCTTCAATATGGAGGTCTCGGAGCGGATCGAACTGCTCAAGTCGAATATCCTGCACTACACCAAAGACCTGCTCAATTTCGACGTCATCGAAATCCGCGTCCTCGATCAACGGACCGGAGAGCTGGTCCCGCTCCTGTCGGTCGGCATTGATAAAGAAGCGGCCGAACGCGAACTGTACGCCCAATCGACCAACAACGGCGTGACCGGCTTCGTCGCGTCGACCGGCAAGAGCTACCTGTGTGAGGACACCCAGTCTGACCCGCTCTACCTGGAAGGTTTTAAGGGAGCGAAAAGTTCGCTGACCGTGCCGCTGATTCTGCACGACGCGGTGATCGGTTCGTTCAATGTCGAAAGCCCCGAACCGCGGGCCTTCACCGAGAGCGACCTGCAGTTCCTCGAAATCTTCTGCCGCGACCTGGCCCTGGCGCTGAACACGCTCGAATTGTTGTCGGCCCAGCAAGCCAATACCGCCCAGGCGAGCGTCGAAGCGATCCACAGCGCCGTCGCGCTGCCAGTGGACGAAATCCTGAACGACGCCGTCAACGTCATGGAGCGTTACATTGGCCACGATGAAGAAGTGGTCGATCGTGTCCGCCGCATCATTCAAAACGGCCGCGACATCAAGCGCGTCATCCAGAAGGTGGGCGAGCGGATGACGCCCAGCAAAGCGGTACCCGCTTCGGTTCAGGCCGAGGTACGTCCGCGTCTGCGTGGCGCCCGGGTGTTGGTAGTCGACGAGGACGAATCGGTACGCAGCGCCGCTCACGCTTTGCTCGATCGCTACGGCTGCGATATCGAAACGGCCCATGACGGGGCCGAAGCGCTCTGCATGGTCCGAGCCGGACTGCATGGCGCCGGTTACGATGCGATCATCTGCGACGTTCACCTGCCCGACATGTCAGGCAACCGCCTGTATCAGCGGCTGAAGGATATCGTCACCCCGGTTCCGATGATCTTGATGACTGGGTTTGGCTATGATCCGGGACACTCGATCGTGAAAGCTCGTCAGACCGGCCTGTTGCCCAACGCGGTCTTGTACAAGCCGTTCCGCCTGGACGACTTGCTGGCAACCGTCGAACGGATTATCGAAGCGTACGCCGATCAGGCTCAGACCGCCTCGCAATAA
- a CDS encoding DUF58 domain-containing protein, giving the protein MPATTISPADLLSPKMLAQLERLELVSRKIFRGRMKGERRSKRKGQSVEFADFRNYVHGDDLRFIDWNTFARLDKLFLKLFLEEEDLHFFTLIDASTSMDFGEPTKLYFAKQMAAALGYIGLCRADRVRIETFGTPIRKPGPVLRGRHSLMRMLDYVHQIEPGENVSLLEAVKSFCLRNQGKGVLVLITDLMDKSGYEAAFRFLTAQQMDVYVIHTLSPVELNPEDQLKGDLRLVDAEDEDAAEITVSRPLLEKYRKTLNAFVEGARSFCTKRGMTYMLANTDMPVDQVVSSYLRQRGLVR; this is encoded by the coding sequence ATGCCTGCCACGACCATATCGCCCGCCGATCTTCTATCTCCCAAGATGCTGGCCCAGCTTGAACGGCTCGAGCTGGTCAGTCGGAAGATCTTTCGTGGACGGATGAAAGGAGAACGCCGCAGCAAACGGAAAGGGCAGAGCGTCGAGTTCGCCGACTTTCGCAATTACGTGCATGGCGACGACCTCCGCTTCATCGACTGGAACACGTTCGCGCGGCTCGATAAGCTCTTCTTGAAGCTCTTCCTGGAAGAGGAAGACCTCCACTTTTTCACGCTGATCGACGCCAGCACATCAATGGACTTCGGCGAACCGACCAAGCTCTACTTCGCCAAGCAGATGGCGGCGGCGCTCGGCTACATCGGTCTCTGCCGAGCCGATCGCGTTAGAATCGAAACGTTTGGCACGCCGATTCGCAAACCCGGCCCTGTCCTGCGTGGACGCCATAGCTTGATGCGGATGCTCGACTATGTGCACCAGATCGAGCCGGGCGAAAACGTCTCATTGCTCGAAGCGGTCAAATCGTTCTGCTTGCGAAATCAAGGCAAGGGCGTTCTGGTCCTAATCACCGACCTGATGGACAAGTCCGGCTACGAGGCGGCGTTCCGCTTTCTGACCGCACAGCAGATGGACGTCTACGTGATCCATACGCTTTCGCCGGTCGAACTGAATCCAGAAGATCAGCTGAAAGGGGATCTGCGATTGGTCGACGCCGAGGATGAAGACGCCGCCGAAATCACCGTCAGCCGGCCGCTGCTAGAGAAGTACCGCAAGACGCTCAACGCCTTTGTCGAAGGCGCCCGGTCGTTCTGCACCAAACGCGGCATGACCTACATGCTGGCCAACACCGACATGCCGGTTGATCAAGTCGTCTCCTCGTATCTGCGACAGAGAGGACTGGTGCGTTAA
- a CDS encoding vWA domain-containing protein, producing the protein MFLPTLGWLGWTLLAIVPAAIVALYFLKLRRQPLEVPSTYLWSRTIEDLHVNSLWQRLRQSILLFLQLLFVLLLILAALRPGMQGQKLIGDRFVFLIDNSASMAAEDVPDAKNRLEESKRRIAEMIDQMQSGDVAMLVSFADRAKIEQAFTDDRRILQRKLTAIEPTNRVSNISEALRVASGLANPGQSAFSEGDAGVADAKPATLYIFSDGRFPAITDFTFGNLAPIYVPIGDPLTGNVGIVAFNTQRNPDRNDELQAYARIERVGDAPDEVVANLYYNDDLLDAQTVKLPAEGAAGIQFELGTLDAGKLRLTLDVDDVLKADNVAYAAINPPRKANVLMVSTGNDYFRLAMATEAITRLARVTTVDPSYLQEDQYKQEAATGVYDLIIYDNCVPEDMPESSTLFLGVVPPGDNWKLGEEVTVPQVIDIAHSHPMMNFIEMTNVMIGYATPVEVQGGTTLIDSQHGPLLAIAPRKGFEDAVLGFQFMIEKDGSTFYNTEWPKRQSFPVFVKNVVEYLGDVRQGAADLSVRPGVPIELRTSTPVEEVSVTPPTGRVREIGREGKNLFSFSETDQLGTYDVREGNGPDVTQSFSVNIFDSQETNTLPAEAIATDWGEPIEGQSSWEPVRVDFWKWIVAAAIVVLLVEWWIYNRRVYL; encoded by the coding sequence ATGTTTCTTCCGACGCTAGGTTGGTTGGGCTGGACGTTGCTGGCGATTGTGCCGGCGGCGATCGTCGCCCTTTACTTCCTGAAACTTCGCCGGCAGCCGCTCGAAGTGCCCAGTACCTATCTCTGGAGCCGCACGATCGAGGACCTGCACGTCAACAGTCTCTGGCAGCGTCTACGGCAAAGCATTCTGCTTTTTCTTCAGTTGCTGTTCGTGTTGCTGTTGATTCTGGCGGCGCTGCGGCCTGGCATGCAGGGGCAAAAGCTAATCGGGGATCGCTTCGTTTTTTTGATCGACAACTCGGCCAGCATGGCCGCCGAAGATGTCCCTGACGCCAAGAACCGCCTCGAAGAATCGAAGCGACGCATCGCGGAGATGATCGACCAGATGCAGTCAGGCGACGTCGCGATGCTGGTCAGCTTTGCCGATCGCGCCAAGATCGAGCAGGCCTTTACCGACGACCGCCGGATCTTGCAGCGGAAACTGACCGCCATCGAGCCAACCAATCGGGTCAGCAACATCAGCGAAGCGCTCCGCGTCGCATCAGGCTTGGCCAATCCGGGCCAATCGGCCTTCAGCGAAGGGGACGCAGGCGTGGCCGACGCCAAACCGGCGACGCTCTATATCTTCAGCGACGGCCGCTTTCCGGCGATTACCGATTTCACCTTTGGCAACCTGGCGCCAATTTACGTGCCGATTGGCGATCCGTTGACCGGCAACGTCGGCATCGTCGCCTTCAACACGCAGCGCAATCCGGACCGCAATGATGAGCTGCAAGCGTATGCCCGCATCGAACGAGTCGGGGACGCTCCGGACGAAGTGGTCGCGAACCTTTACTACAACGACGATTTGCTCGACGCCCAAACGGTCAAGCTGCCGGCCGAAGGCGCCGCGGGGATTCAGTTTGAGCTGGGAACGCTCGACGCCGGCAAGTTGCGTCTGACGCTCGACGTTGATGATGTGCTGAAAGCCGATAACGTCGCCTACGCCGCGATCAATCCGCCCCGCAAAGCGAACGTGTTGATGGTTAGTACGGGGAACGATTACTTCCGCCTGGCGATGGCGACCGAGGCGATCACGCGTCTGGCCCGCGTGACGACAGTCGACCCCAGCTATCTGCAAGAAGATCAATACAAACAAGAAGCGGCGACCGGCGTCTACGATCTGATCATCTACGACAACTGCGTCCCTGAAGACATGCCTGAGTCGAGCACCCTCTTTTTGGGCGTCGTTCCTCCTGGCGACAATTGGAAGCTAGGGGAAGAGGTGACCGTGCCGCAGGTGATCGATATCGCCCATTCGCACCCGATGATGAACTTCATCGAAATGACCAACGTCATGATCGGCTACGCCACTCCCGTGGAAGTGCAGGGTGGAACCACGCTGATTGATTCGCAGCATGGCCCGCTGTTGGCGATCGCCCCCCGCAAAGGTTTTGAAGATGCGGTCCTTGGCTTTCAGTTTATGATCGAGAAAGATGGTTCGACCTTTTACAACACCGAATGGCCGAAACGCCAGAGCTTTCCGGTGTTTGTGAAAAACGTGGTTGAGTATCTTGGCGACGTCCGCCAAGGCGCGGCCGACCTGTCAGTTCGCCCTGGGGTGCCGATAGAACTGCGCACTTCGACGCCGGTCGAAGAAGTCTCGGTAACGCCGCCAACCGGTCGGGTACGCGAGATCGGCCGCGAAGGGAAAAACCTGTTCAGCTTCAGCGAAACCGATCAGCTGGGGACCTACGATGTCCGCGAAGGGAACGGTCCCGACGTCACGCAAAGCTTCTCGGTGAACATTTTCGACTCGCAGGAAACGAACACTCTGCCCGCCGAGGCGATCGCCACCGACTGGGGCGAACCGATCGAAGGGCAAAGCAGCTGGGAGCCAGTTCGCGTCGACTTCTGGAAATGGATCGTCGCCGCCGCAATCGTGGTGCTGCTGGTCGAATGGTGGATCTATAACCGGCGGGTTTACTTGTAG
- a CDS encoding VWA domain-containing protein, producing MFGIDIAFNKPAWLWLLATLPLLWYFSFRSLAGLGPVRRLMALGLRSAVLVMLICALAEAQFLRVNHRLTVIYVLDQSLSIPEEQRAAMAQYVAKEVKKHRQPARGDRAGVIVFGREGAIEVPPYEDDVPIGRRRLIGLDHIKLDATNLEAALKLAQASFSEDEAKRIVVVTDGNQTLGDAQPIARSLAAAGIGLDVAPIELSSRSEVAVEKVTIPDDIRKGEPIRTSVVINNMTEPTPDNDGVVRGKLVVSRKAGKIKEELAEQEVVLPPGKKVLTFEQVIDRPDFYTFEAEFFPEDRTDDSMTQNNAATAFTHVRGKGNILLIEDWTTPGEYDTLVERLRLNNLEVDVMPTNELFTTLAELQRYDCVILAGTPRSSGAEAGDLASFSDQQIDVLVRNTQQMGCGLVMLGGPQAFGAGGWANTELEKAMPVDFTIKDAKVVPVGALAMLMHASELPQGNYWQKVIGREALQALGNSDYCGLIHYGNTDQWLWSSNGNGLIRVGPNRAGMLAKMSRMTPGDMPQFEPSMKMALRAFNQLPPNEVAIKHMIIISDGDPSPANPLTLGAISKAGIKVTTVAIGTHGPANSQELKKIAKATGGKYYEVTNPKALPRIYQREARRIAQPLVKDHPGMVPLGRYPHEITTGADGFPSFDGYVMTSVKNNPLVDVALIAPDPAQHPENATLLASWTYGLGRSVVFTSDSGHRWTNQWTGWDGYDKFYTQMIRWAMRPSGNEGKFTIASEAKDGKVRVVVTAIGEDDEYLNFLNISGNAVDPRMETRDFRLEQVAPGRYIGEFDSDESGSYFLSLVPGPGQAPLRSGVNVPYSAEFRQQFTNRNLLESLADLEPAGGEKGAMIEGKMALGRVDDLLEVDTFRHNLAKAISSQPIWPLLVVICAIAFFHDVFIRRVTIGLQWLSPAIKYVGRLFGFGKEVKQDDRLERLRMSKEKVASDIDQRRASTRFESDDAAAESGDAVADELSTSGPKLERRVQPKQQATESEEDNYTSRLLKAKQKARKQQGRGDQPPQE from the coding sequence ATGTTCGGGATCGACATCGCGTTCAACAAACCGGCTTGGCTGTGGCTATTGGCGACGCTGCCGCTGCTTTGGTATTTCAGCTTCCGCAGTCTGGCGGGGCTGGGCCCCGTCCGCCGCTTGATGGCGCTCGGCCTGCGGTCGGCGGTCTTGGTGATGCTGATCTGCGCCCTGGCCGAAGCGCAGTTTCTGCGCGTCAATCATCGCCTGACGGTGATCTACGTGCTGGACCAGTCGCTCAGCATTCCCGAAGAGCAGCGGGCCGCGATGGCGCAATACGTCGCCAAGGAAGTCAAAAAACACCGCCAACCGGCGCGCGGCGATCGGGCGGGCGTGATCGTCTTTGGCCGCGAAGGGGCGATCGAAGTTCCGCCCTACGAAGATGACGTGCCAATTGGACGTCGCCGCCTGATCGGATTGGACCATATCAAGCTCGACGCAACCAACCTGGAGGCGGCCTTAAAGCTGGCGCAAGCTTCGTTCTCGGAAGATGAAGCGAAACGGATCGTCGTCGTCACCGATGGCAATCAGACGCTCGGCGATGCGCAGCCGATCGCTCGTTCGCTGGCCGCAGCCGGAATCGGACTCGACGTGGCGCCGATCGAGTTGTCAAGCCGATCGGAAGTCGCCGTCGAAAAGGTGACGATCCCCGACGACATTCGGAAAGGAGAGCCGATTCGGACTTCGGTTGTGATCAACAACATGACCGAGCCGACGCCTGACAACGACGGCGTCGTCCGGGGCAAGCTGGTCGTCTCTCGCAAGGCGGGCAAGATCAAAGAGGAACTTGCCGAACAGGAGGTCGTCTTACCGCCGGGCAAGAAGGTGCTTACTTTCGAGCAGGTGATCGATCGCCCCGACTTCTACACCTTCGAGGCGGAGTTCTTCCCCGAAGACCGTACTGACGACTCGATGACGCAGAACAACGCCGCGACCGCGTTCACGCATGTCCGCGGCAAGGGCAATATTCTGTTGATCGAGGATTGGACCACTCCTGGCGAATACGACACGCTGGTCGAACGGTTGCGGCTGAACAACCTGGAGGTCGACGTGATGCCGACCAACGAGTTGTTCACCACGCTGGCCGAACTGCAGCGCTACGACTGCGTCATCTTGGCGGGCACGCCTCGCTCGAGCGGAGCCGAAGCCGGCGATCTGGCCAGCTTTAGCGATCAGCAGATTGACGTGCTGGTCCGCAACACACAGCAGATGGGCTGTGGGCTGGTAATGCTCGGCGGGCCACAGGCGTTTGGCGCCGGCGGCTGGGCCAATACCGAACTCGAAAAAGCGATGCCGGTCGACTTTACGATCAAAGACGCGAAGGTCGTTCCGGTTGGCGCGCTGGCGATGTTGATGCACGCCTCGGAACTGCCGCAAGGCAACTACTGGCAAAAGGTAATCGGTCGCGAAGCGCTGCAGGCGCTCGGAAACTCTGACTATTGCGGCTTGATTCATTACGGCAACACCGACCAATGGCTCTGGTCCAGCAACGGCAACGGGCTGATTCGCGTGGGCCCCAATCGCGCCGGTATGCTCGCCAAGATGTCGCGAATGACGCCGGGCGACATGCCGCAGTTCGAACCGTCGATGAAGATGGCGCTGCGGGCCTTCAACCAGTTGCCCCCCAATGAAGTCGCCATCAAACACATGATTATCATCAGTGACGGCGACCCCTCACCTGCCAATCCGTTGACGCTCGGCGCGATTTCCAAAGCCGGGATCAAGGTCACGACCGTCGCCATCGGCACCCATGGACCGGCGAACAGCCAGGAGCTGAAGAAAATCGCCAAGGCGACCGGCGGCAAGTACTACGAAGTGACCAACCCCAAGGCGCTGCCGCGCATCTATCAGCGCGAAGCCCGCCGCATTGCGCAACCCTTGGTCAAAGATCATCCCGGCATGGTTCCGCTCGGTCGCTACCCGCATGAGATCACGACTGGCGCCGACGGCTTCCCTTCGTTCGACGGCTACGTGATGACGTCGGTCAAAAACAACCCGCTGGTCGACGTCGCGCTGATCGCCCCCGATCCAGCGCAGCATCCAGAGAACGCCACGCTGCTGGCCAGTTGGACGTATGGCTTAGGACGCAGCGTCGTCTTTACCAGCGATTCCGGACACCGCTGGACGAACCAGTGGACCGGCTGGGACGGGTACGACAAGTTCTATACGCAGATGATTCGCTGGGCGATGCGTCCCAGCGGCAACGAGGGGAAATTCACGATCGCCAGCGAAGCGAAGGACGGCAAGGTTCGCGTCGTCGTCACTGCGATCGGCGAGGATGACGAATACCTGAACTTTCTGAACATCTCCGGAAACGCCGTCGATCCGCGGATGGAGACGCGCGACTTTCGTCTGGAACAGGTGGCGCCGGGCCGCTACATCGGCGAGTTCGATTCCGATGAGTCGGGCAGCTATTTCCTGTCGCTCGTACCGGGCCCCGGCCAGGCCCCACTTCGCTCTGGGGTGAATGTCCCCTACTCGGCTGAATTTCGCCAGCAATTTACCAATCGCAATCTGCTGGAGTCGCTGGCCGATCTAGAACCAGCCGGGGGCGAAAAAGGGGCGATGATTGAAGGCAAAATGGCCCTGGGCCGCGTCGACGACCTGCTCGAGGTCGATACCTTCCGACATAATCTGGCCAAAGCGATCAGCAGTCAGCCGATTTGGCCCCTGTTGGTGGTAATCTGTGCGATCGCTTTTTTTCACGACGTTTTCATCCGCCGGGTTACGATAGGATTACAGTGGCTGAGCCCGGCGATTAAGTATGTCGGCCGCCTGTTTGGCTTCGGCAAAGAAGTCAAACAAGACGATCGGCTCGAACGGCTGCGGATGAGCAAGGAGAAGGTCGCCTCCGACATTGATCAGCGGCGGGCCAGCACTCGATTTGAATCGGACGACGCCGCTGCGGAATCAGGCGACGCCGTGGCCGACGAACTGTCGACCAGCGGCCCCAAGCTCGAACGCCGCGTTCAACCCAAACAGCAAGCGACCGAGAGCGAAGAAGACAACTACACGTCACGGTTGCTGAAAGCGAAGCAAAAGGCCCGCAAGCAGCAGGGACGCGGCGATCAGCCGCCGCAAGAATAA